The genome window ataagtaataaagaatggtgccgaaaattaggtagggatgtaaagtaaaCTAAGgttaagtaatatctttgtcaaaacaccgggacaaaggctctgaatctcatagttgTATCAACCCACAGAGGCATAGCTTCTATTCAAGCCAGTTGAGATACAATTTGGCTATAAGTTTGTCCTAAGACAAAATGACCCGATAATAATGGGTTATTTGTGGTgtaacgtgtttatatatatacatatatatatatatatatatatatatatatatatatatatatatatatatatatatatatatatatatataaatatatatatatatatatatatatatatatatatatatatatatatatatatatatatatatatatatatatatatattcagtattgtttacgaaaaataaataagtcaaatgaaatgaaagataggGAGCATTTtaaaactgcttttattttcataattccattcccatcattatcatcatcattaaatttAACGTTGAGCGACACTAAAGACCTCTTGTAAATATTGATTAAACTTCTAATCCACACTTATCTCCAGGCTCTCGTCTCATAGGTTTCATCCTTGCAGGTCTGGGTCTATCAACGCTCTTGGTGCCACAGGAGCCTAGCTAACACAATCGTGCAGTAGTTATTCTCCCTGAGGTGGTGTGAAGGACATGTTCAAGCcatattcatttccctttcatcataaTCTATTTCCATGTGAATCTTCGGTAACTTCCCTTATTGTAGCATGACCTACTCTATGTGCCATCTGATACCCAATATTTTTCTTGAAGCTTTGTTTTTAAATCAACAAGACCTTCtagttatcttttattttgttttacgatTCTTCTTTAGGGTTAAAGACTTTCGatgttaaatttatcattaaaatcaatgcaatattaatataattgtaaaaaaaaatagctatgaAATTTCACTTTAAGCTTCTATAATAATTTACATGAAATCGTTTAGTAAAATTAAGAAGGCCACAAAAAAGTTTCTCAGTAGTAATTTACAGCTACCATTGTTCATCACCCATATCGACAAAAGCAATAAACTGAATTATGGAAGTTCTACGGTAGGAAGTTTCAGTAAGATAATAAATACATGCTGAACCCAGCATTATCAAAAGTAATTAACCAGATCATacgtaaatgcacacacacacacatcagaaaTGATATTGAcaacaattaaacatttgaacACAAAATATCATTCAATTCTAAATCATGTTAGGGCAAATGTTAATGGTGTAAGTTATATAGTTATAGGATCAGAGGTCTGTTAGAAGAAATTTTAGCGATTGTTTCAGGACTAAATACACCCAACTGATTTAGTCTGCACAAAGAGTTAGTCCCTTTAGGAATACTCTCCAAGAGCAAATTCTTAAACCATCCCCCATATATTTAGTCAGCCTTAACAGTAATACAAATTTCTTCTCACAATTATAACttgaaaagggaaatatattGATTATCGATACTTCACATCTTCTAAAGATGTATATTTCCAGAATTATACCAATTTTCTCTGCCACCTTTAGCTAGACTTAAAAATGCTAATGAACGGGAAAGAAAGTAAatgttgcataatatatattttattcgagATATGAATCACTCATCAATCAACATTCTATGATTCATGGTGAGGTGCTTGGTAGCTCAATGGTATCCACCATAGTTCTAACCATAAGATGGCCTGTGGTAGACTGGAGTATAATATGGACGTCTATAGCCATAAGaaggttcaggatcagcagatctcttgccATAGTGATGAGAATAGCTCACTGGGCGGTAGCTGTGGTAACCATAGGAGTTTCCATAACCATAGGATGGTTCAGCttcaggttcaggatcagcagatctcttgccATAGTGATGAGAATACCCATAGCCCACTGGACGGTAACTGCGGTACCCATAGGAGTTTCCATAGCCATAGGAAGGCTCAGCttcaggttcaggatcagcagatctcttgccATAGTGATGAGAATAGCTCACTGGGCGGTAGCTGCGGTAACCATGAGAGTTTCCATAACCATAGGATGGTTCAGCttcaggttcaggatcagcagatctcttgccATAGTGATGAGAATACCCACCCACTGGACGGTAACTGCGGTACCCATAGGAATTTCCATAACCATAGGAAGGTTCAGCttcaggttcaggatcagcagatctcttgccATAGTGATGAGAATAGCCATAAGAAGGACGATGATAATGAGTCACATGGCCATAGCCTCCATAACCAGGCTCCGCCTCTCGCTTCTCAATTTCAGTAGCGCAAGCGGCAGCCGCCAAGAGCACAATCACCTGGAAATAAGACAACTCTTCATACTTCTGATAGAATATTGTAATTCTAGCAATATATCCATTCTTATGGTACAATAACCTAGATCATACTTATTTATTGTAAAGTACTTTATTTTCCCTGCTTGGTTATATCCTCTAGCACACAAGATACCATGAtaggttaatgataataatttcttacTGCTTATACTTGAAacgtacacacgtatatatatatatatatatatatatatatatataatatatatatatatatataatatatatatatatatatatatatatatatatatatatatatatatatatatatatatatatatatatatatatatatatataaaagagagagagagagagagagagagagagagagagagagagagagaggggatttttgtatattttccttatatgtgATCTACATACGTTTTGATGTATCTGCACTAAAGTAATTTCTTTTGCAGCTTACCAGAGTCTTCATGATTGAACGTCGATGTTCAGTGGCCACTGGTGGTTGAGTGAGTGTCGACTGTCTAAAGACTCTCCCTTTTATAGCCAGTCGACACCTGATGTGACATTCGCTTTGGGAAGTAACCTTGGAAAGTCTCTCTTCGAGAAATGACGTTTAATCTATGAAAATCAGAGCCAACAGGATGTCTATTATTATCTTTCGCTCaagtttccattttttattgcGCCACTccaggagaaaaataagaaagctaaACAGCGGGAAGAACTAGATCTTGGCGAATCTGTCATGAGACgattctttttttgcttttcttgaaaGTTTCATCAGCTCTTCATATATATTACGGACCAATCTGAATGAACTGAAAAATGGTTCAGGtttttatatgtacaatatattccCTCATTATTTTATATGCCAAAGCATTACACATtggtttttcttaatatataaaacaactttatCCATCGGTGGCTGAATGAATAATGTCACTGTCACCCATTGTCAGTACATTAAGGCACTGGTTCGAATCATTGCCATCGGTGGTTGAATGGATAATATCACTGTCACCCATTATCCATCCATTCAGGCATAGGTTCCAAACATTGTAATTTAGACGCATTTTCTTGTTTAGTTTCCTCTGGGTGTAAGTTACTCCTAAGATAAAGCGATTTGATGTAAACTggttatttgtggtttaatgatatacagtatatatatatatacatatatatatatatatatatatatatatatatatatattatatatatatatatatgtatatatattcgtacacAAATTTTCTGCCAATAAATTTCGCTTTTCATGAGTGCATAACATGTCTTCATGTTGCTTTGATACTTACACAGAATAAATTTAATGTGTCCTAAGATTTATTGCATTAACCTCTGTTGAATAACGATAAAATTCACTTGACTTTCATGTTTTCCAATTTACGATACAATAAATAATTACACCACTGGACACATGACTAAAAGAAATCacctttcttgtattttcaaaaatgttctttatttttgatGTCCAATCGATTTGTAACAaagctaaatatataatattgttaccACCTccagaattaaagaataaaatggttTTGAGCGATAGTTCTCGGTATACAGTAAGTATTTCCGCTTGAGGATATGATCTAAATATTATAATGTTGCTCACACAATATGTTCTTGAATTTACACTCATATTCTGTAGAAGACTGACAAAACTGAATTGTGTTTTGAGCATGGTAGCCACTAATAGCTAACGTTACAGAAATGAAATGTCCGGTTCAGAATCAATAACtgataatacaataattaactTTACGAAGGTGAAAAGACTATGatatatattggtatttaatCTTCGATGAATAGgctaatttaaaatgtttaaagtaGTTTTCCCATTTCTCAAATATATGTCTCAGGTTTCATTTACCCCACAGTTTCTTTGagagctttaaattttttttccttttaggtttCATTTACCCCACAGTTTCTTTgagagctttaattttttttttccttttaggtttCATTTACCCCACAGTTTCTTTgagagctttaattttttttccttttaggtttCATTTACCCCACAGTTTCTTTGAgagctttaaatttttttccttttaggtttCATTTACCCCACAGTTTCTTTgagagctttaatttttttttccttttaggtttCATTTACCCCACAGTTTCTTTGagagctttaaattttttttccttttaggtttCATTTACCCCACAGTTTCTTTgagagctttaattttttttccttttaggtttCATTTACCCCACAGTTTCTTTgagagctttaatttttttttccttttaggtttCATTTACCCCAGTTTCTTTGagagctttaaatttttttttccttttaggtttCATTTACCCCACAGTTTCTTTGagagctttaaattttttttcttttaggtttcaTTTACCCCACAGTTTCTTTGagagctttaaattttttttccttttaggtttCATTTACCCCACAGTTTCTTTgagagctttaattttttttttgttttaggtttcATTTACCCCACAGTTTCTTTGAGAGCTttaaatcttttttccttttaggttTCATTTACCCCTTCTTTGAgagctttaaatttttttctttttaggtttcaTTTACCCCACAGTTTCTTTgagagctttaattttttttccttttaggtttCATTTACCCCAGTTTCTTTGagagctttaaatttttttttttccttttaggtttCATTTACCCACAGTTTCTTTgagagctttaattttttttccttttaggtttCATTTACCCCACAGTTTCTTTGagagctttaaattttttttccttttaggtttCCTTTACCCCACAGTTTCTTTgagagctttaatttttttttccttttttcttatgtTTCAATATAAATAAGGCCTGAACTACCTTAACTGAATGAtgtattttgcaatggttgtgtTCTTTACCATTAAAGAAATAGGAAAACTTTTATGTTACTGACACCTTCATTCAAATTTCATTTCGGTGATGAATATCTGAACTGATAAAGAATTTTATAACAGTCGTCACAAactattatgatgaaatcaataaCATGCGTAGTACAAGCAATGCGCGCCGCTATAGAATGAAATGCTTAGCTGTAAAGTCCTGATATGCGCTTGAACAACTCAGCATCATCATAACATATATGAAGTATAATAAGATGAGAACAAACTTTTATGGACTTCATGGGAAGATAGTAACCACTCCCAAAAACCAAAAATCACATAAACTTGTGCAGCAAATAAGTTTCTTGAACCTTAGTTCCAACTCTTTGGCTAAAAAGCGAACAAATCTGGTTTATTTGTACCCGTATGGGTGTTTCAGCGGGATTGTTTTTGGCACTATGCGTTATGATAGCAAACAATGAaacggattttattttttttgccaccATCTACCGTCTTATCATGCGATCGCGGGATCGGATATGACCAGCAAGCTTGAACTTTGGCGGTAATCACTAACTGGCAAACGTCAAAGAAAAGGAAGCTAAGTTTTTTCAATACAGAGATTTAACTTCTGtgaattagaaaattaaaatatactaatTTAGAATATCTAAATGAACGATATGCTCTCAATGCCTTATGTGAGTGGAAACTTAAGCTGACaagaatgaacagaaataaagtgtgacatatatactgtatatatatatatatatatatatatatatatatatatatatatacagtatatatatatatatatatatatatatatatatatatatatatatatatatatatatatatatatatatatatatatatatatatatatatatatatatatatatgcatacatatatatatatatatatatatatatatatatatatatatatatatatatatatatatatatatatatatagattatatatatatatatatatatataaatatataaatatatatatatatatatatatatatatatatacaaatatataaatataaatatatatatatatatgtatatatatatatattatatatatatgcatacaggcttatatatatatatatatatatatatatatatatatatatatatatataagcctgtatgcatatataaatatatatatatatatatatatatatatatatatatatatatatatatatatatatatatgtatgcatatatatatatatatatatatatatatatatatatatatatatatatatatatatatatacatatatatgtcacactttatttctattcattcttCTCAGCTTAAGTTTCCAATCACATAAGGCATTGAGAGCATACTGTTCATTTagatattctaaatatataaatataagtatatatttatatattatatatatatatatatatatatatatatatatatatatatatatatatatatatatatatatatacaaacgcacaGAGCTTGAACAAACACCCTCACCCTAGGAGTTGCTTGTAGATGCCTTGGGGTCACCCATGCATCCATGGGGTAGGGAGCCTGGCAACTCACTTCAATAATATTATCTAAAATTATGAAGGTTGGCGCTTTCCAAGATTGAGCAGTTAATATTGACATGAGtggtgaaagaatggaagtggttgataCGTGTTGGTATTTGTTAATAACTCCAATGGAATATGTTGAcatgaagaaaataagtaaaaaatgcgccgaagaaacacttcggcgcaattgagttttctgtacagcgtatatgctgtataaaactatcagcttaCGGCctcgcaacgctcagttactccTCCAGAAAGAGCTACCAGGCGCACGAaacatggctaaccttaaccttaaataaaataaaaactactgaggctagaggccagcactttggtatatttgatgattggagggtggatgattagcataacaatttgcagccctctagcctcagaaatttttaagatctgagggcggactgaaaaagtgcggacgaacagacaaagccgtcacaatagttttcttgtatagaaaactgaaaaggtgCCTGATAGATTAGGTGAAACAAGGAGCTTTGTAGAGTGTGTCTACTGAATCCTTATTTGGAATGTATTAAGAAATTGCTCATACGATCATCTATTATAGGGATGGAAGCAATATCGATATGAATgcagaaaagaggaaaacaggTAAAAGATATCAAAATCAATAATACTGTAGATGTTGAGCATTTTGTATGTGCATTCTGCATATGACTTTAATCCATGATTAAGCAGTTTCTTATGTTTTAGTGAGGCCACCTTCTTGTAAGGAAATTACTCAAGTTTTGAAAGCAATATATTGACACACacaaacggatatatatatatatatatatatatatatatatatatatatatatatatatatatatatatatatatatatataataataataattcctttagtTTTTAAGCTTGTTAAAGGCCTTTTTTTTCTTCGACCTTTCTTATATAGCCTGGAGTTAAGGAGGTGTGAAATCGCTCTTTTACGGGTTAAGTGGCTGCGGTCATGCGATTCCTaagtaaaaacacaacaaaatagcCAAATGTTTTGGGCAGAATGTATGACAGTATCTAGATAGTGCACGCCTGCACACGCCTTAATGCGATCttcgatatgtatatatgtgtgtatatatatatatatatatatatatatatatatatatatatatatatatatatatatatatatatatatatatatatatatatatatgaatatatatatatattcatacacatatatatgatatatatacatacattcacacacacatatatacatatatatatatatatatatatatatatatatatatatatatatatatatatatatatatatatatatatatacatatatatcgtcaCTACCAAGTCGAAGTGGCGTATCTCAGTTTTTCACTTCTTCAGGAGAGCCATCTAAAGTTTTTGAGGCTAATGTTTCTGTTAACTGCACGTTTAATCCTAaagatagtaaaaataaatttgcctTAAGTGTAATATAATTACAGAAGTTCTACTCTTTCTTATGCTTAGGGTGGTTTGAAAGAGGTACGCCCTTTCGTCTTTTACGAATAGTTTTGCAATTTTAAAGCACTTTACTCACGCCTTAGTTGTTTCCTTTAATTTGTTAAGAGAAGGATCTGAATTTACAGAATATATTACTTATGCAAAAGATGTGTATCTTTTTCTTAAGAAGATCCTCTTCCTTACCCTTCATATTGTCGTAGAaagcattattttaattaattcatcaTTGAGGctgttttttactggttttattagtttgtctgtttgttcattCACGACatggaaatttaatttatttttactacttttttcagGGATATTTTGGAAATGACTCGGGAAAATTATTGCTTAagtaaacatttcattattgtaGAGAATAATATGCGAAAAGCTAAATCATTACGCatgtaatgaaaaagaataacagaTAATTCATACTTTATTGACAATACTTATTAAAACACTTCCTTGATGTACACACGATAAAATCTGTGTAAGCTGggtatattttttaaagactgtTTTTGGCACATGAGTACTATGAAAAATTTGTTAGTGTGGCAAAGATTTGAAGAAATTTACATACTCTGAACCTCTGACAACTGGTAAGGCTCTATTACAAAGTGACATCAAATCTTCATACTTCCCCTTAGAGATCTTAGGAGGTTTAGTGTAGAATGAAGCAGTAAATTGTTTGGGCCAGGCTGCATTCGCTGTTTCAATGTTATAGATTTGAAGTGTTCATTTAGGTGACTAGTCTTGAAGTAAATTCTATCCAAAGAACTCTTTTGCACCATTACCTCTCTCATTTCTGTCCAACTAACAGAATTTCCTCGGTTGCCTATTCTAATGGACGGTATACGAAGTACTTTTGCCATTGTcttaaaatcaagaaaagaagaGGCTGGACTGGATGaacaaaataaggatttttttttccttgccagTCGAAAAATAGGTATTAACTGAGAAGGCACATGAAGGTCACCAGCAATGTCAAGGGCAGTGCTAATGGCACTGTGCACAGAGCCACCTTGGTTTTGGCCGTGATAGACCTCGAAGAAAATTAGGTGTGTTTTATCAATACTTCTCAGTCTGCATACTGAAGGTAAGAGCATGGCTgtgattaaagaatttttattttgtccaggACACCCATTCGCAGGCAGTTTTACAGTTTTGGCCCCGGCAGCATCCAGTTTATTAAGGTAAATACTTAAGCAGGTGCCAATTTCAGAGGATCCTCGTTTTCCTCGTCCTTCATGCCAAGTAAAGCAATGGCAAGCCTTAGTTTGCAAGTTATAGATAGTAAGATTGTAGTTAGTCAATCTCCTCTTATAATAAAGCATGTTATCATTTGTCCTTGGAAGGCAGAATAACCTGCTGGAGGTCAAATTTTGCTGCAGTGAGAAAAGGATCAGTATCATGTTTAgttccatctctctttcttcttacagCTTCCTTTACTTTTATGCGTTCTTGAAATTGGCCTTGAAGTTATGTTCTctttacagta of Macrobrachium rosenbergii isolate ZJJX-2024 chromosome 59, ASM4041242v1, whole genome shotgun sequence contains these proteins:
- the LOC136837690 gene encoding buccalin-like yields the protein MKTLVIVLLAAAACATEIEKREAEPGYGGYGHVTHYHRPSYGYSHHYGKRSADPEPEAEPSYGYGNSYGYRSYRPVGGYSHHYGKRSADPEPEAEPSYGYGNSHGYRSYRPVSYSHHYGKRSADPEPEAEPSYGYGNSYGYRSYRPVGYGYSHHYGKRSADPEPEAEPSYGYGNSYGYHSYRPVSYSHHYGKRSADPEPSYGYRRPYYTPVYHRPSYG